AGTCCTACCTCATTTAAAGTAACAAGTTTTTCGTAAATTAGTGGTACTTTAGCAAAGAAACTCATTGCATCCTCAACTGTCATCCTAAGAACGTCAGCTATAGATTTATCCTTATATTTAACTTCAAGGGTTTCTCTATTATATCTGTCACCATTACAAACATCACATTTTACATAAATATCAGGTAAAAAATGCATTTCTATTTTAATCAGACCATCACCTTGACATAATTCACACCTTCCACCTTTAACATTGAATGAAAACCTACCAACTTTATAACCCCGTGCTTTTGCAGTGGGTAGTTCAGCAAACCAGTCTCTAATATGGGTAAACGCACCAGTATAAGTTGCTGGATTTGACCTTGGTGTGCGACCTATTGGTGATTGGTTTATATCAATAACCTTATCAATATATTCAAGACCTTTAATTGACTTATATTCTCCTGGAAAATTTTTTGAAGAGGGTTCTAAAAATTTTAAAGCTGCTTTATATAAAGTGTGAATTATTAAACTTGATTTACCGCTACCTGATACCCCCGTTATTGCTGTAAAACTGCTCAGAGGAATTGTAATATTAACATCCTGTAAATTATTAGAAATAGCCCCTGTTAATGCTATTACCTTACCCGTAGGGGATACTCTAGTATTTGTTGGTACTTCAATAGATTGTTTACCGCTTAAATAGCTACCCGTTATACTATTGGGAGATTGTTTAATTTCCTCAATTGTTCCTTGAGCTATTATATGTCCACCGTGAATACCGGCACCTGGTCCGACATCTATAATGTGATCCGATTCGTACATTGTCTCTTCATCATGCTCAACAACAAGCACTGTATTACCAAGGTCTCGAAGATTCTTTAGAGTTTCTATTAATCTAGCATTATCACGTTGATGCAAACCAATTGAGGGTTCATCAAGTACATACAACACACCACTAAGCCCTGAACCAATTTGCGATGCCAAGCGAATACGCTGACTTTCTCCACCAGACAGAGTTCCTGATTCTCTAGACAAAGCAAGATAATCAAGACCAACATTCATAAGAAATTGTAATCTTTCCTTGATTTCCTTTAATATGCGTTCAGCGATAGTCATTTGTCTTTTATTGAGCTGTTTGTCTAATTGATTAAACCATTTTTGTAGTTGCAAAATACTCATGGTAGATACTTGTCCAATATGCATATCAGCGATTTTAATACAAAGAGATTCCATTTTTAGCCTATAACCTTCACAAGATGTGCATTTGTACTCTGCTTTATATTTTAATAATTCTTCTTTTACTAAAGAAGAATCAGCCTTACGCTCCTTTTCTTGTAAGCTAGGTATTATTCCAGCAAAAGGTTGCTGTACCACCTGAGATTTAGAACCATCATGATACTGAAATTTTATAACATCGTCACCTGATCCATGGAATAATACTTGCTGTATAGTATTTGGTAGTTCTATAAAAGGAGTGTCTAATGAGAACTCGTAATGATTTGCTAAAGCTTTTAATGTTTCTAAAAAAAACTTTGAGGATATTTTCCCCCAAGGTGCTATAGCTCCATCTTTAATACTAATTCTGCTATTTGGAATAATTAATTCTTTATCAAGACACAATTCTGTGCCGATACCCTCACATTTAGGACAAGCACCAAATGGGCTATTAAAGGAAAAAATTCTTGGTTCTATTTCAGTAATTTGGAAACCAGAAACTGGACAAGAATATTTTTCTGAAAAAATGATTCTCTGACCTTTAGTAAGGTTGGTTTCTAATCCGTTTGGTAGGTCAACAATTTCAACATATACTATACCATCTGCCAACTTAAGAGAGATTTCCAAACTATCTGCAAGCCTGTTACCTAAATCATCTTCTAGAGAAATCCTATCAACAATTACTTCAATATTATGTTTTTTATTCTTATCAAATTTTGGAAGATTATCGATTTCATAAATTTCATTGTTAATGAATAATCGCCCAAAACCCTGTTTTTTAAGATCAAGCATTTCACGTCTGAATTCACCTTTTTGTCCTCTGATAATTGGAGCTAATATGTATAGTTTAGTACCCTTAGGAAAATTATGAATGGCATCTATCATCTCTGAGATGGTCTGATTCTTGATTGGTAAACCTGTCGCTGGAGAGTAGGGTACTCCTACCCTTGCATATAATAATCTTAAATAATCATAAATTTCAGTTATAGTACCCACTGTAGAACGAGGATTTTTAGATGTGGTTTTTTGATCAATAGCTATTGCAGGTGACAAACCAGAGACCGATTCAACATCAGGTTTATCCTGAAGGTGTAAGAATTGCCTAGCATATGAAGATAAACTTTCAACATATCTACGTTGTCCTTCTGCATAAATAGTATCAAAAGCTAGTGAAGATTTTCCAGAACCACTAAGCCCTGTAATTACTACAAACTTATTTCTTGGAATATCAACATTTACATTTTTTAAATTATGCTCCTTAGCACCACGGACTTTAATATATTCTTGTATCATAATTTGTTATAAATTTTTAAGGAACTTTCAAAAAACTTGTAGCATTATAGGTTGTTTTGAATTACTATTGCAATAGTAATTTTTAAATAGGTAATGATCTGTGGCTGGTAGTTTAAATAAGGCAGTATTAATAGGTAATTTAGGGCGTGATCCAGAAATTAGGCACACGGCTGATGGTAAAGAGATAGCAAGTTTCAGTATTGCTACTTCTGAGACTTGGAAAGATCGTGCTACTGGAGAGAAGAAAGAAAAAACCGAATGGCATAGAATAGTAGTATTTAACGAAGGTTTGGTGTCTGTTGTAAAGAATTATGCCAAGAAAGGCACTAAAGTTTATTTAGAAGGTAATTTACAAACTAGAAAATGGGTGGATAACCTTGGTCAAGAAAAATATACAACAGAAATAGTATTACAAAATTTTAACTCACAATTTATATTGTTAGACTCTAAAGGTAGTGGGGCTAACTCCCTAGATTCTATTGTACCAAAAAGCACAGTTGGTAATAGTAACTTTGACCATAGTGATCTAGATGATGAAATACCTTTTTAAAATTGTTCTACTTTCTATATCCCTGTTATTTTCTGCGTGTGTTTCATCTATAGATACTAGGATTGAGGAGGCAGATAAGGTAGCCTCAATAAACCACTTTGAGAAAAAACTAGTTAAGGCTGGCGATTTTGTTATTACAACTTACCAACGTGTTTCAGATAAAGATAGCCCTTACGTATTTTATATTGAGGGTGATGGTAGCATTAGTATAGGGCGTTACGCAGTTTCTAGCAATCCAACCCCTTCCAAGATTATGTTGCTTAAGCTTGCAGCTCTTGATACTAGACCTAATATAGTTTATATAGCTCGTCCGTGCCAATATACGCCAGTAGAACTTAACCCCAATTGCAGTCAAATCTATTGGACAGACAAAAGACTTGCCAAGGAGGTTATAGAATCAACAAACATAGTAATAAATAGTATAAGTAATAGTAAACCAGCTAGTTTGGTTGGCTTTTCCGGAGGTGGTGGAGTTGCTGTCTTGGTTGCAGCAAGAAATAAGCATATTAAAGATATAATAACTATAGCTGGTAATCTTGATATTGAGAATTTCAGTAAACATCATGGGATATATGCATTAAAGGAGTCATTAAATCCCATAGATTATGCCATAAAAATTAGCAATATTCCGCAATTACATCTTTCGGGAGGTAAGGATGCAATAGTACCGAGTAAAATTATGCAGGGCTATATAAAAGCTAGTTCTTCAGATTGTATACAACAAAAGATTTTCCCTAATATTACTCATACCAAAGGTTGGGATAAGGTGTGGCAGGATGTGCTAAAAATTAATCTTACCTGTGGGTATAACAAACCCCAATTCAAGAATTAGTTAATTCTTATCCCGAGTTGGCTTTAATATAAGGAAAAATGCATTCTTAAAGCGGTTTTGCGAATGCATTTTAAAGCTTTCTAAAGCTAAAAATATGATTTTAATCTTTTTAAATCATGTTTTTAGCAAAATATTAATTTAACAATCAGATGCAGAGCCGTCTCAAATCTGATTGTTTCTATAATTTCACCGAATTTGGGATAAGAATTATTAATTCTTATATCGAATTGAGATTAATCAGGGGAGGGGAAGATTTTATGCAGAAGGCAGTAGCTTTAGTTAGTGGCGGTGCAGATTCAGCCACAGTACTAGCAATGATAGAAAAAATGAATTACGAAATTCATGCCATAAGTTTTAACTATTCTCAACATAATAATATTGAACTTGAGAAAGTTAAAGAGTTAGTTAAGGACTATAATATCAAACAACATAAAATTGTAAATATTGATTTACGTAGCTTTGGCGGATCAGCTCTTACTGATGATGCCATAGAAGTACCAAAATATAAAGATCATAGTGATTTAGAGGATAATATACCAATCACTTATGTCCCAGCACGTAATACTATATTTTTAAGTTATGCTTTGGGATTTAGTGAAATAATAGGAGCCTTTGATATTTTTATGGGGGTACACGCAACTGATTATGCTAATTACCCAGATTGCCGTCCAGAGTACCTAGACGCTTTTGAGAAGCTTGCTAATCTTGCAACTGCGGTAGGAGTATTGGGTACACGAATTACCATTCATGCTCCCTTAATAAATATGACAAAAGGGCAAATTATTAAAACCGGTCTAGAATTAGGAGTAGATTACTCCAAAACAATTTCTTGTTATGACCCATATAATGGGTTATCTTGTGGGACATGTCATGCCTGCTTACTCAGACTTAAGGCCTTTGAAGAAAATAATACAATTGATCCAATTAATTATAAAAGTAAATTCGCTTCTACGTATGCTTAATCGTTCTATATACCATCAATTTCCTATGTTAGACCTAGACAACATAGTGCTGAGAGAATTAACTAGTGATGATTCAGAAGACTATTTTGGTTATATGAGTAAATTAGAGATGCTCCCTTTCTTGACAGATAGCAACAGTCCATCAACTATCCCACAAGCTGCTGATGAACTAAAATATTGGTCTAGCTTATTTCATTACCAAAGAGGATTTTACTGGGGTATTTCCCTTAAAGATAATAATAAACTTATAGGTACGGCTGGGTTTAATACTGTTTCTACAATGCACCTCAAAGCAGAAATAAGCTACGATCTTGATCCTGCATTTTGGGGTAAAGGAATTATGCTAAAATCTATCAAAGCTATTTTAAGATTTATAGAATATGCTGGTATTGTTCGAACCCAAGCTACTGTAATAAATGACAATATACGTTCAATTAATGTTTTGGAACGATGTAATTTTGTCAAAGAGGGGTTGCTTAAGAAATATGAAATTGTTCAAGGAGTACATAGGGATTATTATATTTACGCTAGAGTGCTGTAGCATAGTACCCTACATTTTTTATATAACCACTATTAAAATGGCTGCTGATCGTCATTGCGAGGAGTCGCTGAAAGCGGCGACGCGGCAATCTAGGATACGCGAAGCGTACTAGAAAAAAACAGCTTCGCTGTTTACCTAGATCGCCACGGCATCTAAAGATGCCTCGCGATGACGATTATAGAAAAATGTAGGGTACTATGGGAATTCGTATACACATTATCTACACCTAGTTCGCTCACCCATTGTTTGTTGTCCCTATTCTTCAAATCTTCGAGTATACTTACCATTGAATTCAGGGGTTAAGTAGAAACAATCAGGTTTGATGCTCGCCTACACCTGATTATTAAAATATAATATTCCATTCAATAGGTGATGTTAATAATTAAAATTACCTATTGAATGATGAAAAAAGTTAAAATGTACTCGTGTCAACCGCTTCAAGAGTGCATTTTTCCTTATATTAAAAGGAGCTTATACTTAGCTAATTATAGATCTATCTACTGTTATAAATCTCGTTTATGTTTATCGATCTCTATGATATCATCATTTTCTAGCCCTTGTTCTATTACATGTTTTTCAAACATTGAGTATATCATACTCATATCTTGAAAATTTTCTAGATACTCTTCTAGTTTATCAAGCTCAGTCAGACAGCTATTCTTATCGCCCTGTTTAAGATGTAATTTGGCTGATTCTACTAGTTGCTGTAATGTACCTAAAACATCCAATTTCATTAGCTCCTTCAGAATCACATTGCGTAGCATAAGTACACCTCTCTAAGTTATATATCATATTTCTTATGCTATGCTAAGTAGTTTAGATGTCAACAATTTAATTTCTATTGTAATAAATAATTATCTTTAAAGAGCGAAAGTTTAAACCAGTAGCGATATTGTTACAACCAAGAATTCATTTTATACACATACCTTATGTACACCTATTTCGCTTACCCCTTGTTTACTGTTCCCATTCTCCAAACCATTTGAGTATACTTCTTTAATTTTGCTACTACCCAATAATAAATATTAAAAGCTGCAGAAGTCAGGTGAGACTATCAATTAAATCAGCCATTTTTTCTTCATCTAAGTTCTCAAGGAAATCATCATTAATTTGTACAACTGGTGCATTGACACAAGCTCCCAAACATTCAACTTCTGTAAGGCTAAATTTTTTATCACTTGTTAGTTCACCAAAGTTAATACCAAGTTTTTTTTTACAAATAGTTACAATTTTATCACTACCCCTTAGCCAACAAGGAGTAGTACCACAAATTTGTATATGATATCGTCCTACTGGCTTTAGATTAAACATGGTATAAAATGTTGCAACTTCATATGCTCGGATGAAAGGTAAATTTAGAAAATTTGCTACATACTCTATGCAGCCTCTTGGTAACCAACCATTCATTTGGCGTTGTGCAAGGTCAAGTAATGGCAGGATAGCACTCTTTTGTTTGTTTTCAGGATATTTCTTAATGATATTTTGGGCTTTTTTTAAGTTCTCATCATTAAAACTGAAATTTAGTGGTTCATCATTCATCGATCAATTTCTCCAAAAACAATATCAAGACTGGCAATAATAGTTACCACATCTGCCATCAAATGTCCTTTTGACATGAAATCTAGACCTTGGAGATGGGCGAACCCAGGGGCTTTAATCCGGCATCTATAAGGTCTGTTTGTTCCATCAGAGTATAAATACACACCAAACTCGCCTTTTGGTGCTTCAACAAATTTATATATTTCGCCTTTTGGCACATCATATCCTTCAGTGTAAAGTTTAAAATGATTAATCATGGCTTCCATTGATTCTTTCATTTTTTCTCTTGAGGGTGGTGCAATTCTAGGATCATCAGTTTTAATAGCACCCTCTGGCATTTTTTCAAGACATTGCTGTATAATTTTAAGCGATTGGTACATTTCTTCAATACGGACCAAATACCTATCATAACAATCACCAGATTTGCCAATTGGTATATCAAAATCTAGCTCATCATATACATCATACGGGGTGGCTTTTCTAAGATCCCATGCGATGCCTGAGCCTCTAAGCATTGGGCCAGAAAACCCCCAATCCATAGCTTCTTTTTGACTTACTACTCCGATATCTACTAAGCGTTGTTTCCAAATTCTATTGTCATTTAACAGAGTCTCGACGTCTTCTAATTTTTTTGAGAATTGCTGAACAAAAATATTTATATCTTCTAGTATACCATTTGGTAAGTCCTGTGCAACACCACCAGGTCTAAAATAATTTGCATGCATTCTAGAGCCGGAGACACGCTCATAAAATTCCATAATTTTTTCGCGTTCCTCAAATAACCATAATAGAGGGGTAGTAGCACCAACATCTAGGGCTTGTGTTGTTATATTCAGTATGTGATTAAGGATACGAGTAAGCTCAGAAAACATCACTCGAATAAACCCCGCTCGTCTTGGCACATTGCAGCCAAGCAATCCTTCAACTGCTAAGGCAAAAGCGTGTTCTTGGCACATTGGCGATACGTAATCTAACCGATCAAAATATGGTATAGCTTGTAGGTATGTTTTATGCTCAATTAATTTTTCAGTACCACGATGCAGTAATCCAATATGCGGGTCTGCTTTATTGATAACCTCACCATCCATTTCTAAAATTAATCTTAATACCCCATGAGTAGCTGGATGTTGTGGACCAAAATTTAACACAACACTTTTATTATTATCACCCACCTTGTTTTAGACCCCGGCAATTGTTGATTTTAATCGAGTATATACCAAAATTTTTGTCCACTAAGTGAAAAAATTATATAATATTAAAATAATAGCATTATTTTTCCATGTCCTCTATTAAAGCTTGCTCTCCATCATTGAGATTTTTGGGAGAATGAACTTTGTGGTTCTTTGTATCTTTTTTTTCAATAGAAGGTAAGTCATAGTGAGGGGGGACTTCTAAGGTTTTATTGCGTTGTACCCTATATTCATCAGGACCAGGTGTCACTATACCTATTGTTTCTTTTACTTTTTTATTGCAGGCAGACAGTGTTACTAAGGTAGTAAATAACAAAAAAATTATGCGCATACTCTTCTGCTTTAAAGAATTGGTTTCTGCAAATACTATCGAGGAATTCGTGTACTCACGTACTTCATGTATGCCTAGTTCACTCACCCCTTGTTTGTTTCCCCCATGCTTCAAATCATTTGAGTACATATCAATCCTCTTTATAAATTTATATTTTTCTTAAAATCAAGTTCACGAATCCTATCCGCTTCAGTTTGCAATCGAGCGTGATTATATTCAACATCTTGTTGTTGTTCAACAATTTTCTTGGTCTTATAATAATCATGCAATAAGAATATTGTACCTAATGAAATGAAACTATCTGCTAGATTAAATACCGGAAAACCAAAATCTTTATAGTGAAAATAAATAAAATCAAATACCGCCCCATGAACAAAACGGTCGATCAAATTACCAATAGCACCACCAATGACAAAACTACAACCAACAAAGCTTGGCATCGTCTTACATTTTAATAAGATATACCACAAATATGCTATAAGGGCAGAGTTAACGACTATAAAAAGCATATTACTATACTGATAATAATTTCGAAGCATCCCAAAACTAATTCCATAATTCCAAATATAAACCATATCTAAAAAGCTGGTTACTTCTAGTGTTAGACCAACTTTACCTCTTAGATAATTTATAAAATACCATTTTACTAATTGATCTATAATTACTAATTTAACAATTATACGACTACTTTGGCGAATAATTAGTAATATTTTCTTAAATATTGATGGTATACGCATATTATAATTTAATTTTTGATTATACTCTTCTGCTTTGAAGAATTATTTTTTGAAAATATCAGGAACTCGCATACTCATGTACTAAATGTACACTCCGCTTACTCGTCCCTCATTTTCAAATCTAATTCATGCGAATTCGGGATTAAGAATTAACTAATTCTTATCCCGAATTGGGGTAATTCGTAGGATCATTCGAGTATAGTTCTATTTTATTAATCCTTTCTAGGCAGATATTTTCAGTCACTATCTTTAATTCCTCTACCCGGTTAATAAGGTAAAGTAATTGTTCTTTACTAATTGTATAATCTTGATCATACCTTGCGTCAACATAAGCATTTCGCAGTAACGTAAAGCACTCTTCTTGCTCAGGAGTCTCATGTGGAAATATCTTGTAGAGATCGTAATGATGACTTCTAGCCCTATCGCCAAGTCCCAGTATATCATGTGACTTGGCCTTGTAACCAGTAAAAACTAACAAGATAGCATTATAAAAGCTCTCGGTAGCTTGGTGAAGCACAAAGGCTGCATTATTCAATTGTTCTATATCCAAACACAAATGAGTGAGTAATAGAAAGTCCTTAGCTTTTTTAAACCAATGTTTATAATCTTTTTCAGCTATTGGTTTACGTTCCTGCCATGATAGTTCCTTAGCTTCAGACAGTATAAATTCACCACTATCATATAAAAGAATTCCCTCTTTCTTGATATCACTAAAGAAATACTGCCCTTTTTCCAGTTGCTTATTTACCAGCTTAATAGGTTCAAGTATCAGAGTAATTGGTGGTTTTTCATCTAATGAGAATTTTTTACCTAGCCTGTTCTCTATCTTATGTTGTAGGTTTATAGCTGGATAGCCAGCATATTCTCCGTTCTTTAAAATCAACAAAAGATCAAAATCACTTTGATACTTATAATAACTAATATCCCCTACCTTCTCTATATCCTCTACCCAATCTCCTCTAGCATAAGAGCCAAATAAGATAATCATTGCTATTTTTGATTTGCCTACATATAGGATTTCTTTAACAATATTATCTAGCTTTTCTTTAATCACTAGTGAGCGGTCAGGTAAGGTAGTTTTCATAAAGCTATTTTTTTATCCTAGATCAACTATATACCAAATATTTAAATAATCAACAACAGTTTAATCGTAAATTATAAAATAATTTAAAATTATAATCAATAGTTGTTATATGTGTCATAATGCAGTAACAATAACATAAGGAAATTAAGACTATTAAACAGGTGTCTTATACTATTTCCCATTATTAACTACGCTATTTAGCACTACAGTTGTAGTACTAATGTCAAAACGATGTCATCCCAGCGAAAGCTGGGATCTAATAATGTTTAATAGTCTTTTAGGCTATTTTTTTAGATTCCCGCCGTTGCTAAGAATGACAGCTCTAGGTAGTAACTACAACTGTAGTATTAGCGTAGTTAATAATGGGAAATGGTATTATATCAAACTTAGGTTAAAATTTATAATATCTCCAAATCAATAATCAACTCTTCAAATTGCTGATTATTAGAATATTCTAGAGTTATCTTGTCTTTTATTTGGTTTTTGAACCAAGTAATTTGCCTTTTTGCATATTGCCTAGTTTTAATTTGTGCTAAATTTATGGCATGTTGCAAAGTAATTTCATTATCTAAATAGCATAATATTTCCTGTAGACCAATGGTTTTTATTGCAGAAGAATATATATCAGGAAAATCTTTTTTAATTTGTGCTACTTCTTCAATTGCTCCTTCATTAAATAATTTTTCTAACCTAGTATTACATGTTTGATAAAGAAATTCTCTCTTTGGATGTAGAAAAATTACCTTAAAATCAAATGCTGGAAGAATAGATTTATTTTGTAAGCTTTGGAAAGCAAATATAGATTGTCCGGTTTCCATAAATACTTCATAGGCTCTTATAACCCTTTGAGTGTCGTATTCGTGTAACTTTTGGCTAGCCAGTCTATCTAGCTCTTTTAGTTTATTAAAAAACTGGGTCGAACCAATCTTAGAGTGTAGCTCTCTAACATATTGCCTAATTTTAGGAGATATTGATGGTATTTCATTATAACCAAAAAGTAATGAATTAATATATAACCCAGTACCGCCAACAATTATTGGTAGCTTGCCTCTACTACGAATGTTTGTAATTTTTTCAAGAGCATAATTTATATATTGTATTACTGAAAATTTTTGATCTATAGATAAAAAATTATAAAGATGATAAGGAATCTCATTGCGGTATGTTTGTGATGGCGAGGCAGTAATAATAGGAATCTGCCTATATATCTGCATAGAATCACAGTTAACTATCTCAGCATTATATATTTTAGCTAAATAATGTGCCAAATAAGACTTGCCGCTAGCGGTAGGTCCACATATAACTAACATTTTCTTTTTTTGCATTAATGTATATACTCAAGAATAGAAAATTAACATGAAAGCTATAACTATAGTCAATTCAGGAGAATTGGATAGCAGGAACGATGGAGCGAAGCCTATAGATAATAGGCGAGCGATCGAAGACGACGTTACCAAATTCTTATCAATTGACTATACCCGACTATCATTACTTCGTCTATTAGCAAGGAGTGCATAAACACAACTAAGCAAAAATCACTTTCTTGGATTGCTTCCATAACTGTTGAAAGTGAAAAAATATAATACATTGTAACCAAAAATTATGCATAATTTCAACAGTTATGGGATAAATACCTACTCGTCGTATGTCATTGCTGCCATTCCAAAACTACCTCTGTATCACCAGTTAAAGGTGCGTCCATTTCACTAGTGTAGTGTAATTCAAATTTACATACCTCGTCTTTATGCTCACCAAATGGTTTAAAAGCTAAACGTTCTAGTATTGTTTTAGAAGCGATATTAGTTATTGACGTTGTGGCCTCAACTGTAGTAAAAATTTCACCTCCAACAAATTTTTTTAATTGTTCATCATAAGTTTTATTTACGTAAGCTTGTTTTTTTGCTAACTCTTGACCATATCCCAAAATTAACGCACCAACATTCTCATATCCTACATATTTTTTTGTATTACTCCTGCGATATTCTTGATTAAACGAATAAGCAATTTCCCCTGCATGATCTTTACTGCCATCACTTATCACTTCAGATCCAACAACTGCATCGTTAGATTCATCTGTAATTATAAAAGTGGCAAATGAATAACCATTGTTCCACAAAAAGCTTTGCTCATGAACTCTTTCTACAAATTCTTCTACGCTTACTTTTCCTGTTGCAGAACGTTCCATTATAACAGGATCTGCAGACATAAAATTAAATAATTGTTTAATTTTATCCGGGAAATTTGCAAAATCATTTTCTGTGGTATATAAAGACTCAGCACGAAATCTCTCTGTATATATATAACTTTTTAATACGCCATTTTCATCCTCTTCACCAAGAGTCACATTGAATGTACCGCAAGTTTGTTGATAATGGGTAAGTGCCTCCTGTAAAGTGTTAATTTGCTTAGACATTTTTTCTATCTCCACTAATTGGATATTGCTAGGATTATCTTTGTATCACCTTTCACATTGTTCTAGAAAAAACTCAATATCCACATTTTGCTTATTATATAATTTTACACTCGATGATCAAGTTTTTTCTGAGTAGCAGGAAATAATTAGAAAATTATGCCTTTTAAGAGTGATTCCTAAAAAATAAGTACCATTTACTTAACTTTAAGACGATAAAAACTCTTGTAATTAATATAATAATAGCAGAATATGGTTTAAAGTAGCTGAGTATACCTTGCACTCTTCAATGGCTGTTGATTGTATTTTGAAGAAAAATCAGTATAGTCTTTGAATATCCATAAAAATTATACTATGACAAAAATAATAGGTCTAGATGTATGACAAGACCGGCATTCCTAATTGCTTTTTTTACAACAATTGTGCGTTATTATGATTATGCTCTTTTTGGTCTCTCGGCAGCAGCTCTATCCAAGAATTTTTTACCTCTAGGATCAAATGATAGGCAGATATTATTATTTTTTGCTATATTCAGCATAGCTGTAATAGCTCGTCCCATAGGCTCGATCATTTTTGGTTTTATCAGTGATAAATATGGTAGAGTTGTATCAGTTAAAATTTCAGTATTTTTGGCTACTATCTCTACAATTCTTATAGGATTAACCCCTAATTTTGATAAAATTGGTATGTATGCTACAATAATTTTAATATTTTGTCGTATGACATTTTTAATGAGTTTGGCAGGGGAGGGTGATGCAATAAAAATTTATGTTGTAGAAAAGGTGGGAAGTAGGCATAAAAATTATACTTATGGTATCGTGTCATTTTGTACTCAGGTTGGGGCATTGCTTGCTGCAGCAATTTATCATTTTTCGACAAAGTTTGAACAAATGTCTCATTTATGGCGGGCAAATTTTATTATTGGTGGAATCTTTGGTTTATTTATCATAAGTCTAAGGCACTATTTTCGTGAAAGTGAGGAGTTTTTAAAGTCTAAAAAGGATCATAAATCTATAGATTATAACTTTTTTGATTTAGGAAAGATTATAAAAAATTCATTTGGCAGATTTATCATAGCAAT
Above is a genomic segment from Candidatus Tisiphia endosymbiont of Nedyus quadrimaculatus containing:
- a CDS encoding alpha/beta hydrolase, producing MMKYLFKIVLLSISLLFSACVSSIDTRIEEADKVASINHFEKKLVKAGDFVITTYQRVSDKDSPYVFYIEGDGSISIGRYAVSSNPTPSKIMLLKLAALDTRPNIVYIARPCQYTPVELNPNCSQIYWTDKRLAKEVIESTNIVINSISNSKPASLVGFSGGGGVAVLVAARNKHIKDIITIAGNLDIENFSKHHGIYALKESLNPIDYAIKISNIPQLHLSGGKDAIVPSKIMQGYIKASSSDCIQQKIFPNITHTKGWDKVWQDVLKINLTCGYNKPQFKN
- the ssb gene encoding single-stranded DNA-binding protein encodes the protein MAGSLNKAVLIGNLGRDPEIRHTADGKEIASFSIATSETWKDRATGEKKEKTEWHRIVVFNEGLVSVVKNYAKKGTKVYLEGNLQTRKWVDNLGQEKYTTEIVLQNFNSQFILLDSKGSGANSLDSIVPKSTVGNSNFDHSDLDDEIPF
- a CDS encoding GNAT family N-acetyltransferase, coding for MLNRSIYHQFPMLDLDNIVLRELTSDDSEDYFGYMSKLEMLPFLTDSNSPSTIPQAADELKYWSSLFHYQRGFYWGISLKDNNKLIGTAGFNTVSTMHLKAEISYDLDPAFWGKGIMLKSIKAILRFIEYAGIVRTQATVINDNIRSINVLERCNFVKEGLLKKYEIVQGVHRDYYIYARVL
- the uvrA gene encoding excinuclease ABC subunit UvrA yields the protein MIQEYIKVRGAKEHNLKNVNVDIPRNKFVVITGLSGSGKSSLAFDTIYAEGQRRYVESLSSYARQFLHLQDKPDVESVSGLSPAIAIDQKTTSKNPRSTVGTITEIYDYLRLLYARVGVPYSPATGLPIKNQTISEMIDAIHNFPKGTKLYILAPIIRGQKGEFRREMLDLKKQGFGRLFINNEIYEIDNLPKFDKNKKHNIEVIVDRISLEDDLGNRLADSLEISLKLADGIVYVEIVDLPNGLETNLTKGQRIIFSEKYSCPVSGFQITEIEPRIFSFNSPFGACPKCEGIGTELCLDKELIIPNSRISIKDGAIAPWGKISSKFFLETLKALANHYEFSLDTPFIELPNTIQQVLFHGSGDDVIKFQYHDGSKSQVVQQPFAGIIPSLQEKERKADSSLVKEELLKYKAEYKCTSCEGYRLKMESLCIKIADMHIGQVSTMSILQLQKWFNQLDKQLNKRQMTIAERILKEIKERLQFLMNVGLDYLALSRESGTLSGGESQRIRLASQIGSGLSGVLYVLDEPSIGLHQRDNARLIETLKNLRDLGNTVLVVEHDEETMYESDHIIDVGPGAGIHGGHIIAQGTIEEIKQSPNSITGSYLSGKQSIEVPTNTRVSPTGKVIALTGAISNNLQDVNITIPLSSFTAITGVSGSGKSSLIIHTLYKAALKFLEPSSKNFPGEYKSIKGLEYIDKVIDINQSPIGRTPRSNPATYTGAFTHIRDWFAELPTAKARGYKVGRFSFNVKGGRCELCQGDGLIKIEMHFLPDIYVKCDVCNGDRYNRETLEVKYKDKSIADVLRMTVEDAMSFFAKVPLIYEKLVTLNEVGLGYIKIGQSATTLSGGEAQRIKLAKELSKRSTGKTLYILDEPTTGLHIDDINKLLKVLHKLVDMGNTVIVIEHNLDVIKTADYVIDIGPEGGDKGGRIVATGTPKDIAACSESYTGQYLKHYLDQC
- the nuoE gene encoding NADH-quinone oxidoreductase subunit NuoE, whose product is MNDEPLNFSFNDENLKKAQNIIKKYPENKQKSAILPLLDLAQRQMNGWLPRGCIEYVANFLNLPFIRAYEVATFYTMFNLKPVGRYHIQICGTTPCWLRGSDKIVTICKKKLGINFGELTSDKKFSLTEVECLGACVNAPVVQINDDFLENLDEEKMADLIDSLT
- the queC gene encoding 7-cyano-7-deazaguanine synthase QueC: MQKAVALVSGGADSATVLAMIEKMNYEIHAISFNYSQHNNIELEKVKELVKDYNIKQHKIVNIDLRSFGGSALTDDAIEVPKYKDHSDLEDNIPITYVPARNTIFLSYALGFSEIIGAFDIFMGVHATDYANYPDCRPEYLDAFEKLANLATAVGVLGTRITIHAPLINMTKGQIIKTGLELGVDYSKTISCYDPYNGLSCGTCHACLLRLKAFEENNTIDPINYKSKFASTYA